The following proteins come from a genomic window of Falco peregrinus isolate bFalPer1 chromosome 16, bFalPer1.pri, whole genome shotgun sequence:
- the G0S2 gene encoding G0/G1 switch protein 2, producing the protein METVQELIPFAREMLSQKPGRKMVKLYVLGSVLAFLGVVIGLVETVCSPFTAQGRLEEEEERTPAPRRGQMLAQKREDVILGKGAKAAVVQRALVTRPHAS; encoded by the coding sequence ATGGAAACCGTGCAGGAGCTGATCCCCTTCGCCAGGGAGATGCTGAGCCAGAAGCCCGGCAGGAAGATGGTGAAGCTGTACGTGCTGGGCAGCGTGCTGGCCTTCCTCGGCGTGGTCATCGGCCTGGTGGAGACGGTGTGCAGCCCCTTCACCgcccagggcaggctggaggaggaggaggagaggacaCCTGCCCCGAGGCGAGGGCAGATGCTCGCCCAGAAACGGGAGGATGTGATCTTGGGCAAGGGCGCGAAGGCGGCGGTGGTGCAGAGGGCCCTGGTGACCAGACCGCATGCGTCCTGA